A window of Falsiruegeria litorea R37 contains these coding sequences:
- a CDS encoding Zn-dependent hydrolase produces the protein MSINPERYLKSLHDLRQFGASGIGKGVIRPAYSDTDIAARKWLADQMREAGLTPHFDPVGNLFGLADGPSILLGSHSDSQPEGGWLDGALGVMAALEVARSADVPVSVVSFQDEEGRFGVTTGSAIWSGNLSLEQAEGLKDHAGVPFAQARACLGDLAGEFVDPAQFSGYIEMHIEQGPTLDAEGEQIGVVTEIVGIRDMKITFDGQQNHAGTTPMHLRRDAFQALSAFNTELNDRFRNVVTPRTVWTIGHVSLHPNASSIVPGRVTFSMQWRDGDGDRLNRMEKIVRATASDIASKKAIEVGFGPLLGLEPVAMDMKLQAALVSAAEKVAPGKWRKMPSGALHDATNVAELMPVAMLFVPSIGGISHAFEEDTDEADLVAGLHVLSGAVNSLS, from the coding sequence ATGTCCATCAATCCCGAACGGTATCTGAAATCTCTGCATGATTTGCGCCAATTTGGCGCGTCGGGGATTGGCAAGGGCGTGATCCGACCTGCCTATTCAGATACGGACATCGCTGCACGCAAATGGCTGGCCGATCAGATGCGAGAGGCTGGTTTGACGCCGCATTTCGATCCGGTGGGCAATCTCTTTGGGCTGGCGGATGGTCCGTCGATCCTGTTGGGTTCACACTCGGACAGCCAACCCGAAGGCGGCTGGCTGGACGGTGCACTGGGCGTGATGGCCGCGCTTGAGGTTGCTCGAAGCGCTGACGTGCCTGTTTCGGTTGTCAGTTTTCAAGACGAGGAAGGGCGGTTCGGCGTCACCACCGGATCGGCTATCTGGTCGGGGAACCTGTCCTTGGAACAGGCCGAAGGGTTGAAGGATCACGCAGGCGTTCCTTTTGCCCAGGCACGGGCGTGTCTGGGCGATCTGGCAGGAGAGTTTGTCGATCCCGCGCAGTTCTCGGGCTACATCGAGATGCACATCGAGCAGGGTCCGACGCTGGATGCCGAAGGCGAGCAAATCGGTGTGGTGACCGAAATTGTCGGCATCCGGGACATGAAGATCACTTTTGACGGGCAGCAAAATCACGCAGGGACAACGCCGATGCACCTGCGGCGCGACGCGTTTCAGGCGCTTTCAGCTTTCAATACCGAGCTGAACGACCGGTTTCGCAATGTGGTGACCCCTCGCACGGTCTGGACCATCGGCCACGTCAGCCTGCATCCCAACGCCTCATCCATCGTGCCGGGGCGGGTGACGTTTTCGATGCAATGGCGCGATGGGGATGGCGACCGCCTGAACCGCATGGAAAAGATCGTGCGCGCAACGGCAAGCGATATCGCGTCGAAAAAGGCGATTGAGGTCGGCTTTGGCCCGCTCCTGGGTTTGGAGCCGGTGGCCATGGATATGAAATTGCAAGCCGCTTTAGTATCAGCCGCTGAAAAGGTGGCACCGGGCAAATGGCGCAAGATGCCCTCGGGCGCCTTGCATGATGCAACCAATGTGGCGGAACTCATGCCTGTTGCCATGCTGTTTGTTCCTTCGATCGGTGGCATTAGCCATGCATTCGAAGAGGATACAGACGAAGCGGACTTGGTGGCCGGATTGCATGTTCTTTCTGGCGCTGTGAACAGTCTGTCTTAA
- a CDS encoding histidine phosphatase family protein has product MSHITLIRHGQANTEARDEDSYDKLSPLGHQQAAWLGAHLSDAQAHHPRVYSGTLTRHIETAASMGLPAPEQDARLNEIEYFTLANLLEEQHGVAIPIEREGFIQHLPRVFTAWQNGELDGPPETFQEFEARTYDVIHEIGKGAGPAVVVTSGAFISMVMRQAMGLDIPSMSRLALAIMNTSMHRLFPIGDHLSPVLFNAVPHLEAPDRHYAQTHL; this is encoded by the coding sequence ATGTCCCACATCACACTCATCCGTCACGGTCAGGCCAATACCGAAGCCCGTGACGAAGACAGCTATGACAAGCTCAGCCCGCTGGGGCATCAGCAAGCCGCCTGGCTGGGCGCGCATCTGTCAGATGCTCAGGCCCACCACCCGCGCGTCTATTCCGGTACCCTGACCCGGCACATCGAAACCGCGGCCAGCATGGGACTGCCCGCGCCCGAGCAGGACGCCCGGCTGAACGAGATCGAGTACTTTACGCTCGCCAACCTGCTCGAAGAACAGCACGGCGTCGCAATCCCGATCGAGCGTGAGGGATTCATCCAACACCTGCCGCGCGTCTTCACCGCCTGGCAGAATGGCGAGCTTGATGGTCCTCCTGAGACCTTTCAAGAGTTCGAGGCTCGCACCTATGACGTGATCCACGAAATCGGCAAAGGGGCTGGACCTGCCGTGGTGGTCACCTCGGGCGCGTTCATCTCGATGGTGATGCGGCAGGCAATGGGACTGGACATACCGTCGATGTCGCGGCTGGCTCTTGCCATCATGAACACGTCGATGCATCGTCTGTTCCCGATTGGCGACCATCTGAGCCCGGTTCTGTTCAACGCGGTGCCGCACCTGGAAGCCCCCGATCGGCATTACGCCCAGACCCACCTCTAG
- a CDS encoding glutathione S-transferase family protein translates to MQLYYAPRTISIAIAIALEEAGLEYEPVKLDFASGEQTTPAYAQINPKARVPALVVDGGILTETGALLDYVAAKAPEAGLVPADPVMAARMREVMYYLASTMHVNHAHKMRGPRWADKKSSWADMKGKVAETMTASCAYIESNGLRGPFVLGDSISLADIYLYVVCSWLEGDGVDVSTFPKIVAFRAAMEARASVQAVKAAGML, encoded by the coding sequence ATGCAGCTGTATTACGCCCCCAGAACAATTTCGATCGCCATCGCCATCGCGCTGGAAGAGGCAGGGTTGGAGTATGAACCTGTCAAATTGGACTTTGCCTCTGGCGAGCAGACGACCCCAGCTTATGCCCAGATCAACCCTAAAGCGCGGGTGCCTGCTCTGGTGGTCGACGGCGGTATTCTGACGGAAACCGGGGCGCTGCTGGATTACGTCGCCGCCAAGGCGCCCGAAGCCGGGCTGGTGCCCGCCGATCCGGTGATGGCGGCCCGTATGCGTGAGGTGATGTATTACCTCGCCTCGACCATGCATGTGAACCACGCCCATAAGATGCGAGGCCCTCGGTGGGCGGACAAGAAAAGCAGTTGGGCGGATATGAAGGGCAAAGTTGCCGAAACCATGACCGCTTCTTGCGCATACATCGAAAGCAATGGTCTGCGTGGGCCGTTTGTGCTGGGCGACAGCATCAGCCTTGCAGACATCTATCTTTATGTGGTGTGCAGCTGGCTTGAAGGGGACGGTGTCGATGTTTCGACCTTCCCCAAGATTGTAGCCTTCCGCGCCGCGATGGAAGCGCGTGCCTCGGTTCAGGCCGTCAAAGCCGCCGGCATGCTTTAA
- a CDS encoding saccharopine dehydrogenase, which produces MTHLWVRAEQRLNEDRVGLTPAGAAKLIAAGIKVTVEESGTRAIGIDGYRDAGCEIAAENSWPQAPAEAIIFGLKELPEDGTPLLHKHIMFGHAFKGQHSGRALLERFKAGGGTLYDLEYLVDETGRRVAAFGYWAGYAGATVTLKTWAAQQRGEECGPVGAYPGKDALLAELSSELDETGVARPSAIVIGALGRVGSGAADLCEAMGVAVTKWDMAETASGGPFPEILDHDLFLNCIFARPGTPVFVPQEALSADRKLTAIGDVACDPDSDYNPVPVYDRATTWDAPALRVASDPVLDVMAIDNLPSMLPAESSEDYADQLLPSLLMLADLDTGVWGRARDTFKTHMQDV; this is translated from the coding sequence ATGACACATCTCTGGGTTCGGGCCGAACAGCGCCTAAACGAAGATCGCGTGGGCCTGACGCCTGCGGGCGCGGCCAAGCTGATTGCAGCAGGCATCAAGGTCACGGTCGAGGAAAGCGGCACACGCGCCATCGGCATCGACGGGTACCGAGACGCAGGCTGCGAGATCGCAGCCGAGAACAGCTGGCCGCAGGCCCCTGCTGAGGCCATCATCTTTGGCCTCAAGGAACTACCCGAGGACGGCACGCCCCTGCTGCACAAACACATCATGTTCGGCCATGCGTTCAAGGGCCAGCATTCGGGCCGCGCCCTGTTGGAGCGGTTCAAGGCCGGGGGCGGAACGCTCTATGATCTTGAATATCTGGTGGATGAAACCGGCCGTCGCGTCGCCGCCTTTGGCTATTGGGCCGGTTATGCCGGCGCTACCGTGACGCTCAAAACCTGGGCTGCGCAACAACGGGGCGAGGAATGCGGCCCGGTTGGGGCCTATCCGGGCAAGGACGCCCTGCTGGCAGAATTGAGCTCGGAATTGGACGAAACCGGCGTCGCCCGCCCTTCGGCTATCGTGATCGGTGCGCTTGGCCGCGTGGGATCGGGTGCCGCGGACCTGTGCGAGGCCATGGGCGTTGCAGTCACTAAATGGGACATGGCCGAAACCGCAAGCGGCGGACCATTCCCGGAGATCCTGGATCACGATCTGTTCCTGAACTGCATCTTCGCCCGCCCCGGAACGCCCGTGTTTGTGCCGCAAGAGGCCTTAAGTGCGGACCGCAAGCTGACCGCCATCGGCGATGTCGCCTGCGACCCGGACAGCGACTATAACCCCGTGCCTGTCTATGACCGCGCCACCACTTGGGATGCGCCTGCACTGCGTGTGGCAAGCGACCCGGTGCTGGATGTGATGGCCATCGACAACCTGCCCTCAATGCTGCCTGCCGAAAGTTCCGAAGATTACGCCGACCAGCTTTTGCCTTCGCTGCTGATGCTGGCTGATCTCGACACCGGCGTCTGGGGTCGGGCACGCGACACGTTCAAAACCCACATGCAGGACGTCTGA
- a CDS encoding SemiSWEET family sugar transporter, producing the protein MELYIGIAAAIFGTVCWIPQAWKAWSSRDTSGLSLPSNLMFLLTVSLWLIYGLMVGDLPLILANVCAVTAVLVIVTAKLKFG; encoded by the coding sequence ATGGAACTCTACATCGGTATCGCTGCGGCGATATTTGGCACCGTCTGCTGGATCCCGCAGGCGTGGAAAGCCTGGAGCAGCCGCGACACATCCGGCCTGTCGTTGCCATCCAACCTGATGTTCCTGCTAACCGTCTCGTTGTGGCTGATTTACGGCCTGATGGTGGGCGACCTGCCGCTGATCCTGGCCAACGTCTGTGCGGTCACGGCGGTTCTGGTCATCGTCACCGCCAAATTGAAATTCGGATAA
- a CDS encoding saccharopine dehydrogenase family protein — protein MTIHWCGTGLSAIPGLRRLIEAGHDVTVWNRTVEKAQAEVGDLTDKIKAFDIDVLAGELAKEDVIVSMLPGDWHVPLAELAIAKGANFVSSSYIAPEMRALDERAREAGVVIVNEVGLDPGIDHLMAHALIDDYRASDAFDADNHLSFISYCGGIPKTPNPFRYKFSWSPLGVLKALRSPSRSIRNYAPLDVARPWDAISSYVAPLPMPESFEVYPNRDSLPFQAQYHFEEHWPVKEFVRGTLRLNGWAEAWDGVFKEVETLSGPEGDARLKEMSDQFWAENAYDEGEPDRVVLCVGLKAEKDGTEVWHKTYVMDAWGDERGTAMARLVSIPVSLAIEAVMDRAIAAGVHAAPSDPKLVGAWMGEIDKLAQHLQIVDHTA, from the coding sequence ATGACAATCCATTGGTGCGGAACCGGCCTGTCGGCCATCCCCGGACTGCGACGCCTGATCGAGGCTGGTCATGATGTGACCGTCTGGAATCGGACCGTCGAAAAGGCGCAGGCCGAGGTCGGCGACCTGACCGACAAGATCAAAGCCTTTGACATCGACGTTCTGGCCGGGGAATTGGCCAAGGAGGACGTCATCGTCTCCATGCTGCCAGGTGACTGGCACGTGCCGCTGGCGGAACTGGCCATCGCCAAGGGCGCGAACTTTGTCAGCTCGTCCTACATCGCGCCGGAAATGCGCGCGCTGGACGAGCGTGCCCGCGAGGCCGGAGTGGTGATCGTGAACGAGGTGGGTCTGGATCCGGGTATCGACCACCTGATGGCACATGCGCTGATCGACGACTATCGCGCCTCGGACGCGTTTGATGCCGATAACCACCTGAGTTTCATCTCATATTGTGGCGGCATTCCCAAAACACCGAACCCGTTCCGCTATAAATTCAGCTGGTCGCCCCTGGGTGTGCTCAAGGCGCTGCGCTCGCCGTCGCGTTCGATCCGCAACTATGCTCCGCTGGACGTGGCACGTCCGTGGGACGCGATCAGCAGCTATGTGGCCCCGCTTCCCATGCCGGAAAGCTTTGAGGTCTACCCAAACCGCGACTCGCTCCCGTTTCAAGCGCAGTACCATTTCGAAGAGCACTGGCCGGTCAAAGAGTTCGTCCGCGGCACCCTGCGTCTGAATGGCTGGGCCGAGGCCTGGGACGGTGTGTTCAAAGAGGTTGAAACGCTGTCGGGTCCCGAAGGTGATGCCCGTCTGAAAGAGATGTCCGATCAGTTCTGGGCCGAGAATGCCTATGACGAGGGCGAACCGGATCGCGTGGTGCTTTGCGTCGGCCTCAAGGCCGAAAAAGACGGCACCGAAGTCTGGCACAAGACCTATGTGATGGACGCCTGGGGCGACGAACGCGGTACCGCGATGGCCCGTCTGGTGTCGATCCCGGTGTCCCTGGCGATCGAAGCGGTGATGGATCGCGCCATCGCGGCCGGAGTTCACGCCGCCCCCAGCGACCCGAAACTGGTCGGCGCCTGGATGGGTGAGATCGATAAATTGGCGCAGCACCTGCAAATCGTGGATCATACTGCCTAG
- a CDS encoding aminotransferase class IV gives MSTLPKLSDRHVDARNYPPGVSFMDGQYLPIHEAKLSVLDYGFLHSDATYDVVHVWKGAFFRLDDHLDRFFRGMGELHMSIPYDRAQVAEILHNCVALSGLENAYVEFICTRGTSPDFSRDPRDAENRFIAFAIPFGSVANKQQLEKGLHLAVTDILRIPALSVDPTVKNYHWLDMIKALYVAYDLGADTAILVDGSGDISEGPGFNVFVIKDGAVSTPGASVLLGVTRQTVFEICKEMRLECQVRAISRSDLLNADEVFITSTAGGVMPVSKVDGRSIGSGAIGTQSKRIMDRYWQLHDAPRHRTPVSYA, from the coding sequence ATGAGCACCTTGCCCAAGTTATCCGATCGCCATGTCGATGCCCGTAATTACCCGCCCGGCGTTTCTTTTATGGATGGTCAGTACCTGCCGATTCACGAAGCAAAGCTATCGGTTCTCGACTACGGTTTCTTGCATTCGGACGCGACGTACGACGTTGTCCATGTATGGAAAGGTGCCTTCTTCCGCCTGGATGACCATCTGGATCGGTTCTTTCGGGGCATGGGCGAGCTGCACATGTCGATCCCATATGACAGGGCGCAGGTCGCTGAAATCTTGCACAATTGTGTGGCCTTGTCCGGATTGGAAAACGCCTATGTCGAATTCATCTGCACCAGAGGAACGTCGCCCGATTTCAGTCGCGATCCCCGAGACGCAGAGAACCGTTTCATCGCGTTCGCAATCCCGTTTGGGTCGGTGGCCAACAAGCAGCAGCTGGAAAAGGGCCTTCACCTGGCGGTGACAGATATCCTGCGTATCCCTGCGTTGTCGGTTGACCCAACGGTTAAGAACTATCACTGGCTGGACATGATCAAGGCGCTTTATGTGGCCTATGACCTTGGTGCTGACACGGCCATTCTGGTTGACGGCAGTGGCGATATCTCTGAAGGGCCCGGCTTCAACGTCTTTGTGATCAAGGACGGTGCGGTTTCAACACCGGGTGCCAGCGTCCTGCTTGGGGTGACACGTCAGACTGTTTTTGAAATTTGTAAGGAAATGAGGCTGGAGTGCCAGGTGCGAGCAATCTCGCGCAGTGATCTGCTGAACGCGGACGAGGTTTTCATTACCTCAACAGCCGGGGGTGTCATGCCGGTTTCGAAAGTCGACGGTCGATCAATTGGGTCCGGAGCGATCGGCACCCAGTCAAAGCGCATCATGGACCGGTATTGGCAATTGCACGATGCACCCAGGCACCGCACGCCGGTGTCCTATGCATAG
- a CDS encoding Lrp/AsnC family transcriptional regulator, producing the protein MPIHLDETDKRLLDILQHNNRLTADELGERAGLSRSSVQRRLKRFRDEQIIEADISVLSAHAVGRAMTFIVEVELERERTDLLDEFRRSMLLLEDVQQCYYVTGHTDFILIVTAVDMAAYEEFSRKVFTDNPNIRRFHSNVVVNRVKVGLHVPL; encoded by the coding sequence ATGCCCATCCACCTTGATGAGACTGACAAAAGGCTTCTGGACATCCTTCAACACAACAACCGCTTGACCGCCGACGAGTTGGGGGAGCGCGCCGGGCTTTCGCGATCCTCGGTGCAGCGACGCTTGAAACGCTTTCGAGACGAGCAGATCATCGAGGCTGACATCTCGGTTCTGTCCGCACATGCGGTCGGGCGCGCCATGACATTTATCGTCGAAGTCGAACTGGAGCGGGAACGCACGGATTTGCTGGATGAATTCCGCCGCTCAATGCTCCTGCTCGAGGATGTTCAACAGTGCTATTACGTGACCGGTCATACCGACTTCATTCTGATCGTGACTGCAGTCGATATGGCCGCGTATGAGGAATTCAGCCGCAAGGTGTTCACCGACAATCCAAACATTCGAAGGTTTCATTCAAATGTCGTGGTGAATCGCGTCAAAGTCGGGTTGCACGTCCCTTTGTGA
- a CDS encoding DUF3775 domain-containing protein gives MLEISTRKVAQVAMMARELNRAEGELRAFVDRMSEDEQAELVAIMWIGRESFFAEDLAEAIATARSEASTPCADYLIGTPHLADHLENGLDALGVSAEDVENDLM, from the coding sequence ATGCTGGAAATTTCGACACGCAAAGTGGCCCAGGTGGCAATGATGGCGCGAGAATTGAACCGTGCCGAAGGTGAATTGCGCGCCTTTGTTGACCGGATGAGCGAGGACGAGCAGGCAGAATTGGTGGCCATCATGTGGATCGGTCGCGAGAGCTTTTTCGCCGAAGACCTGGCCGAAGCGATTGCGACTGCCCGGTCCGAAGCTTCGACCCCATGCGCGGACTACCTGATCGGAACCCCGCATCTGGCCGATCATCTGGAAAACGGGTTGGATGCCTTGGGCGTGTCGGCCGAAGATGTCGAAAACGATCTGATGTGA
- a CDS encoding bifunctional transcriptional activator/DNA repair enzyme AdaA yields MRLDLPDDDILYGALLARDPAWDGRAYVGVTSTGILCRLTCPARKPKRENCVFFGTIGAGIEAGFRPCKRCHPLQPAAQADPAVQALIKALEADPSRRWREGDLVALGHDPSTVRRAFKRHFGMTFLDMARQTRLHAGLTTLAQDGRVIDAQLDAGFSSGAAFRAAFARHLGLPPGAFRSDALLKADWFQTPLGPMIAVSDATHLHLLEFTDRKALPTELKRLHKACKGSLGFGRLAPTDRIEAQLDEYFHGRSAQFDVPLALHGTPFTCAVWDMLQTLPAGSIHSYSDIARRMDRPESTRAVARANGANQIAIVIPCHRVMGADGSLTGYGGGLWRKQKLIDLERQYAPTESIPA; encoded by the coding sequence ATGAGACTCGACTTACCTGATGATGATATCCTGTATGGCGCCTTGCTTGCCCGTGACCCGGCTTGGGATGGTCGCGCCTATGTCGGTGTGACCAGCACCGGCATCTTGTGCCGCCTGACCTGCCCTGCCCGCAAACCCAAGCGCGAGAACTGCGTGTTCTTTGGCACCATTGGCGCCGGGATCGAAGCCGGGTTCCGCCCCTGCAAACGCTGCCATCCGTTGCAGCCTGCTGCGCAGGCGGATCCGGCTGTCCAAGCCCTGATCAAGGCGCTTGAGGCTGATCCCTCTCGCCGCTGGCGCGAGGGGGATCTGGTGGCATTGGGGCATGATCCCTCGACCGTTCGTCGCGCGTTCAAGCGCCACTTTGGGATGACCTTTCTGGATATGGCCCGCCAAACCCGATTGCATGCAGGGCTGACAACGCTTGCCCAAGACGGTCGGGTGATAGACGCACAGTTGGATGCGGGGTTTTCCTCGGGTGCCGCATTTCGGGCGGCCTTTGCCCGCCATCTGGGCTTGCCGCCCGGAGCGTTTCGGTCAGATGCCTTGCTCAAGGCTGATTGGTTCCAGACGCCCCTGGGCCCCATGATCGCTGTCAGCGATGCCACGCATTTGCATCTGCTGGAATTCACCGACCGCAAGGCATTGCCGACCGAACTCAAGCGTCTGCACAAGGCCTGCAAGGGCTCGCTCGGCTTTGGCCGTTTGGCCCCCACAGATCGGATCGAGGCGCAGCTGGATGAATACTTTCACGGACGTTCCGCGCAGTTCGACGTGCCCTTGGCCTTGCATGGCACCCCTTTCACCTGCGCAGTTTGGGACATGTTGCAGACTTTGCCCGCGGGCAGCATCCACTCTTATTCCGACATTGCCCGGCGCATGGATCGCCCTGAATCCACCCGAGCCGTGGCCCGTGCCAACGGCGCCAACCAGATCGCCATCGTCATCCCCTGCCACCGTGTCATGGGCGCGGACGGCTCGCTCACCGGATATGGCGGCGGGTTGTGGCGCAAACAGAAACTGATCGACCTGGAACGGCAATACGCCCCAACCGAAAGCATCCCCGCATGA
- a CDS encoding isocitrate lyase/PEP mutase family protein translates to MTQSDTARTFADLHRPGTPLILYNAWDAGSAKAIAKAGAPAIATGSWSLAHAQGFDDGQDMPLEFALHILARITTSVDLPVSFDFEAGYTDDLGTLATNMERVIAAGAVGVNFEDRVIGSAGLLAVSSQAERIATLRRAAQSTDVPIFINARCDIFFQGAKPEAHPELMAEAIERAQAYAQAGADGFFVPGLVTPELIGGICAATSLPVNIMQTGNAPDHQTLADLGVARISHGPAPYLTAMAGVTEAAKAALAL, encoded by the coding sequence ATGACCCAATCCGACACCGCCCGAACCTTTGCAGACCTGCACCGTCCTGGCACACCGCTGATCCTATACAACGCCTGGGACGCAGGCAGTGCCAAGGCCATTGCAAAGGCAGGCGCCCCCGCGATCGCCACCGGCAGTTGGTCGCTCGCCCATGCGCAGGGCTTCGACGACGGGCAGGACATGCCGCTGGAGTTCGCACTGCATATTCTTGCCCGCATCACCACTTCCGTCGATCTGCCTGTGAGCTTCGATTTCGAAGCCGGCTATACTGATGACCTTGGGACGCTGGCCACAAATATGGAGCGCGTGATCGCCGCAGGCGCCGTGGGGGTCAATTTCGAGGATCGGGTCATCGGCAGTGCCGGTCTCCTGGCCGTCTCAAGCCAAGCCGAACGGATCGCCACCCTGCGCAGAGCCGCGCAATCAACCGATGTACCCATTTTCATCAACGCACGATGCGACATCTTCTTCCAAGGTGCTAAACCCGAGGCCCATCCCGAATTGATGGCCGAGGCCATCGAGCGCGCGCAGGCCTATGCGCAGGCCGGAGCAGACGGGTTCTTTGTGCCGGGATTGGTCACCCCCGAACTGATCGGCGGGATTTGCGCGGCGACGTCCCTGCCGGTGAACATCATGCAAACCGGCAATGCTCCGGATCACCAAACTCTCGCCGACCTGGGGGTGGCAAGGATCAGCCACGGCCCGGCCCCTTACCTGACTGCCATGGCAGGCGTAACTGAGGCCGCTAAAGCCGCGCTTGCGCTCTAA
- a CDS encoding class II glutamine amidotransferase, producing MCRFLAWAGAPRYFDELVLNQEQSLVEQSRNAMIGKTPINADGFGLAWYSERESPCFYKDTNPAWSDANLRQLAHHTRSRLFLAHVRASTGTATSRNNCHPFGHKRWSFMHNGQAGGHERIRQELDGMIPPECYEHRLGATESEAIFLIALGEGLDTDPIGAMARAVGRVEALSRRRGVSPFMRFAACWSDGQRLFAARYASDEFAPSLFHRRCAHGIIVSSEPLDDEQKKWVEVPTGEAIEINDGQISHHRFVPPLEEAVAA from the coding sequence ATGTGCCGATTTCTCGCGTGGGCAGGTGCGCCACGCTATTTTGATGAACTGGTCCTCAACCAAGAACAATCGCTGGTCGAACAAAGCCGCAATGCGATGATCGGCAAGACGCCAATCAATGCGGATGGTTTTGGTCTGGCGTGGTATTCCGAGCGTGAGAGCCCCTGTTTCTACAAGGACACCAACCCGGCCTGGTCAGATGCGAACCTGCGGCAACTGGCGCATCACACGCGGTCGCGTCTGTTTCTGGCGCATGTGCGGGCCTCGACTGGGACGGCCACGTCGCGCAACAATTGCCACCCCTTTGGGCACAAGCGCTGGAGCTTCATGCACAATGGGCAAGCGGGGGGGCACGAGCGTATCCGGCAGGAACTGGACGGGATGATCCCGCCTGAGTGTTACGAGCACCGCCTGGGCGCGACCGAAAGCGAAGCGATCTTTTTGATTGCCCTTGGCGAAGGGTTGGACACCGATCCAATCGGCGCGATGGCTCGCGCGGTTGGTCGGGTCGAAGCGCTGTCGCGCAGACGGGGTGTGTCGCCGTTCATGCGGTTTGCAGCCTGTTGGTCCGATGGACAGCGGCTCTTTGCGGCACGCTATGCTTCGGACGAATTTGCGCCCAGCCTGTTTCATCGCCGCTGTGCCCATGGGATCATCGTGTCGTCCGAGCCGCTGGATGATGAACAGAAAAAGTGGGTCGAGGTGCCGACTGGGGAAGCTATTGAAATCAACGATGGTCAGATCAGCCACCATCGCTTTGTCCCGCCTTTGGAAGAGGCCGTTGCTGCCTAG
- a CDS encoding DNA recombination protein RmuC, with protein MIEIAGQTYSLEDPIVLLALGAAAILLLIALMVLLSLRAANRSARMAEPLTQQIAILGQNVQQLGAGQEQLRGGLQHVSDTQANAQVQVIQTMEARLGDVQQHMNDRLADNAMRSARALAEMQERMKESLHGSSKQTATSLTQLQERLKTIDKAQDNITKLSGDVLSLQDILSNKQTRGAFGEIQLNDIVSKALPSDSYALQHTLSNGKRADCLIHLPNPPGPIVIDSKFPLEAYEALRRAETQGELNEAARMMRTALKAHIKAIAEKYIIEGETADGALMFLPSEAVYAELHANFPEIVREGFAARVWIVSPTTCMATLNTMRAILKDARMREQAGAIRKELGLLHKDVERLGDRVANLDRHFGQAAKDISDIKISADKAGRRALRLDNFDFEELAPEETGSVVPLTKPGE; from the coding sequence ATGATCGAGATTGCAGGACAGACCTATTCGTTGGAGGACCCGATCGTCCTTTTGGCCCTTGGTGCGGCTGCGATCCTGTTGCTGATTGCCTTGATGGTGCTTCTCAGCCTGCGGGCAGCCAACCGTTCGGCGCGGATGGCGGAACCTTTGACGCAGCAGATTGCGATTCTGGGCCAAAACGTGCAGCAGTTGGGCGCTGGCCAAGAGCAGTTGCGCGGTGGGTTGCAACATGTCTCGGATACGCAGGCCAATGCGCAGGTGCAGGTGATCCAAACGATGGAGGCTCGCCTGGGGGATGTGCAGCAACACATGAACGACCGGTTGGCGGACAATGCCATGCGCTCGGCGCGGGCTTTGGCCGAAATGCAGGAGCGGATGAAAGAAAGCTTGCATGGCTCATCCAAACAGACCGCGACCTCGCTGACGCAGTTGCAAGAACGGCTCAAGACCATCGACAAGGCGCAGGACAACATCACGAAACTGTCGGGTGATGTGCTGAGCTTGCAGGACATCCTGTCAAACAAGCAGACACGCGGGGCATTTGGGGAAATTCAGCTGAATGACATCGTGTCCAAGGCGCTGCCGTCAGACAGCTATGCCCTGCAGCACACGCTGTCGAACGGCAAGCGGGCGGACTGTCTGATTCACCTGCCCAACCCGCCGGGCCCCATCGTGATCGATAGCAAGTTCCCGCTCGAAGCTTATGAGGCGCTGCGCCGGGCCGAGACGCAGGGTGAGTTGAACGAGGCCGCACGGATGATGCGCACAGCGCTGAAGGCTCATATCAAGGCGATCGCTGAGAAATACATCATCGAAGGCGAAACCGCTGATGGCGCGCTGATGTTCCTGCCATCCGAGGCGGTTTATGCCGAGTTGCACGCAAACTTTCCCGAGATCGTGCGCGAAGGGTTTGCAGCGCGGGTTTGGATCGTCTCACCGACGACCTGCATGGCGACGCTCAACACCATGCGCGCGATTCTCAAGGACGCCCGGATGCGCGAACAGGCGGGTGCAATCCGCAAAGAATTGGGATTGCTGCACAAGGATGTGGAACGTCTGGGCGACCGAGTGGCCAATCTGGATCGGCATTTCGGGCAGGCGGCCAAAGATATCTCGGACATCAAGATAAGCGCCGACAAGGCCGGTCGTCGGGCTCTGCGGTTGGACAATTTCGATTTCGAAGAGCTGGCACCCGAAGAGACGGGGTCGGTTGTGCCATTGACCAAGCCGGGTGAGTGA